One Halosegnis longus DNA window includes the following coding sequences:
- a CDS encoding rubrerythrin family protein produces the protein MNAEEFTETVRANNDTALSRLGSSKSLYADTAGEMDPDTVLEAAAAAERTASETFGAWTDDDAAGEFFAAVANEERDHYEQVLSELGAESVEPDVTAMHEGLRARTDSIERLGAFVGRALVAEKSKEQVTGFFVGQADPQTASTFRTLAGDLDEQLAGATDHLAALCASDDDWERALTAASETIQTAYETYTEQLESMGVNPKPVC, from the coding sequence ATGAACGCCGAGGAGTTCACCGAGACCGTCCGAGCGAACAACGACACCGCCCTCTCGCGGCTCGGCTCGTCGAAGTCGCTGTACGCCGACACCGCCGGCGAGATGGACCCGGACACCGTGCTCGAAGCCGCCGCCGCCGCCGAACGCACCGCCAGCGAGACGTTCGGGGCGTGGACCGACGACGACGCCGCGGGCGAGTTCTTCGCGGCAGTCGCCAACGAGGAACGGGACCACTACGAACAGGTGTTGTCCGAACTCGGTGCCGAATCGGTCGAGCCCGACGTGACCGCGATGCACGAGGGGCTGCGCGCCCGCACCGACTCCATCGAGCGGCTCGGCGCGTTCGTCGGCAGGGCGCTCGTCGCCGAGAAGTCCAAAGAGCAGGTGACGGGCTTCTTCGTCGGGCAGGCCGACCCGCAGACGGCGAGCACGTTCCGCACGCTCGCTGGCGACCTCGACGAGCAGTTGGCCGGCGCGACGGACCACCTGGCCGCGCTGTGTGCCTCCGACGACGACTGGGAGCGCGCACTGACGGCCGCAAGCGAGACGATTCAGACGGCCTACGAGACCTACACCGAACAGCTAGAGTCGATGGGCGTCAACCCGAAGCCGGTCTGTTAG
- the larE gene encoding ATP-dependent sacrificial sulfur transferase LarE: protein MTLADATAAKLDAASADLATRDSVLVAFSGGVDSAVVAAIAHDALGRDAVACTAKSETLPDAELEDAFAVAEEIGIRHETTSFSELDDPAFVENDGDRCYHCRTMRLGELFDTARRLDIETVCDGTNADDPGEGHRPGLRAVEELDAYSPLLEHDITKEEVRSIADHFGLSVADKPSMACLSSRIPTGLEVTEERLSRVEQAEELLRTWGFEQFRVRDHDGLARIEVGEEELDRALDADFVRAAREHLLECGFDHVTLDLEGYATGSVSPAGEQEDEQTDRTNVLSAEYPTS, encoded by the coding sequence ATGACACTCGCCGACGCCACCGCCGCGAAGCTCGATGCGGCGAGCGCCGACCTCGCGACCCGTGACAGCGTGCTCGTCGCCTTCTCCGGCGGCGTCGACTCCGCCGTCGTCGCCGCCATCGCCCACGACGCGCTGGGGCGCGACGCCGTCGCCTGCACCGCGAAATCCGAGACGCTTCCCGACGCGGAACTCGAAGACGCGTTCGCCGTCGCCGAGGAAATCGGTATCCGCCACGAGACGACGAGCTTCTCGGAGCTCGACGACCCGGCGTTCGTCGAGAACGACGGCGACCGCTGTTACCACTGCCGGACGATGCGGCTCGGCGAGCTGTTCGACACCGCGCGCCGGCTCGACATCGAGACGGTGTGTGACGGGACGAACGCCGACGACCCCGGCGAGGGCCACCGCCCCGGTCTCCGCGCCGTCGAGGAACTGGACGCCTACTCCCCGCTGCTCGAACACGACATCACGAAGGAGGAGGTCCGATCCATCGCCGACCACTTCGGTCTCTCCGTCGCGGACAAACCCTCGATGGCGTGTCTCTCCTCGCGGATCCCGACCGGGCTGGAGGTGACGGAAGAGCGACTCTCGCGGGTGGAACAGGCGGAGGAACTCCTCCGGACGTGGGGATTCGAGCAGTTCCGGGTGCGCGACCACGACGGACTGGCGCGCATCGAGGTCGGCGAGGAGGAACTCGACCGGGCACTCGATGCCGATTTCGTCCGCGCCGCTCGCGAGCATCTGCTCGAGTGTGGCTTCGACCACGTCACCCTCGACCTGGAGGGGTACGCGACGGGGTCGGTGTCACCAGCGGGCGAACAAGAGGACGAACAGACCGACCGGACGAACGTGTTATCGGCGGAGTATCCGACGAGCTAG
- a CDS encoding histidine phosphatase family protein, producing the protein MRIVVLRHGETAWNDEGRMQGWAPVPLNETGREQATAAGRYLADEYEFDAVYASDLERTRETTERVATMLPATNVEYDAAFRERDVGMYQGLTYDTVFEKYPRFALGKAAAEAAREVPESGESLVNMYDRVTEGIEQIAARDHDTVLLVTHGGPIHLLHGYAKGMDVPEAMLAHEQDNCGINVFDAAEAIESVTENATPWR; encoded by the coding sequence ATGCGTATCGTAGTGCTCCGACACGGCGAAACCGCGTGGAACGACGAAGGACGGATGCAGGGGTGGGCACCGGTCCCGCTCAACGAGACGGGCCGCGAGCAGGCCACCGCCGCCGGTCGCTATCTCGCCGACGAGTACGAGTTCGACGCCGTCTACGCCTCCGACCTCGAACGCACCCGCGAGACGACCGAACGGGTCGCGACGATGCTCCCCGCGACGAACGTTGAGTACGACGCGGCCTTCCGCGAACGCGACGTGGGGATGTATCAGGGGCTCACCTACGACACCGTCTTCGAGAAGTATCCACGGTTCGCGCTCGGGAAGGCGGCCGCCGAGGCCGCACGCGAGGTGCCGGAGTCCGGCGAGAGTCTCGTCAACATGTACGACCGCGTCACCGAGGGCATCGAGCAGATAGCCGCCCGCGACCACGACACCGTCTTACTCGTCACCCACGGCGGCCCCATCCACCTGCTCCACGGCTACGCGAAGGGGATGGACGTGCCAGAGGCAATGCTCGCCCACGAGCAGGACAACTGCGGCATCAACGTCTTCGACGCCGCGGAAGCAATCGAGAGCGTCACCGAGAACGCGACGCCGTGGCGCTAG
- a CDS encoding AAA family ATPase produces the protein MESPLWTDEFAPDIGDLPQSDAVEYFETAVDEPLNLVVHGPPGVGKTAAVRALADAAHDDPDNDLVELNVADFFNRTKKEIKTDERFASFLRGNSRMSKRDMINHVLKESASYQPVSGQYKTVLLDNAEAIREDFQQALRRVMERYAENTQFVIATRQPSKLIPPIRSRCFSVSMSSPDHESMVAAIERVVSLAGVEYDDDGLEYLAGYGDGNVRKAILGAQTTAETEGAVTMTAAYETLGDIGHDDVVEAMLDAAEQSNFEDARSELDTLIYDEGYDGDEILSDVLRVARSRYDGRRLAKLYRIAGEVDFDLTESTSDRVQLGHLLAEIGRPTGE, from the coding sequence ATGGAATCGCCGCTGTGGACCGACGAGTTCGCGCCCGATATCGGCGACCTGCCACAGTCGGATGCGGTGGAGTACTTCGAGACGGCCGTCGACGAGCCGCTGAACCTCGTCGTCCACGGCCCGCCGGGGGTCGGGAAGACCGCTGCGGTCCGTGCACTCGCGGACGCCGCCCACGATGACCCCGACAACGACCTCGTGGAGCTGAACGTCGCCGACTTCTTCAACCGGACGAAGAAGGAGATCAAAACCGACGAGCGGTTCGCCTCCTTCCTGCGGGGCAACTCCCGCATGTCGAAACGCGACATGATAAACCACGTGCTGAAGGAGTCGGCGAGCTACCAGCCCGTCTCCGGCCAGTACAAGACCGTTCTGCTGGACAACGCCGAGGCCATCCGCGAGGATTTCCAGCAGGCGCTGCGCCGGGTGATGGAGCGGTACGCCGAGAACACGCAGTTCGTCATCGCGACCCGCCAGCCGTCGAAGCTGATTCCGCCGATTCGCTCGCGGTGTTTCTCCGTGTCGATGTCGTCGCCCGACCACGAGTCGATGGTGGCTGCCATCGAGCGGGTCGTCTCGCTCGCCGGCGTGGAGTACGACGACGACGGGCTCGAGTATCTCGCGGGCTACGGCGACGGCAACGTCCGGAAGGCCATCCTCGGGGCACAGACGACCGCCGAGACGGAAGGCGCGGTGACGATGACCGCCGCCTACGAGACGCTCGGCGATATCGGCCACGACGACGTGGTGGAGGCGATGCTCGACGCCGCCGAACAGAGCAACTTCGAGGACGCCCGCTCGGAGTTGGACACGCTCATCTACGACGAAGGATACGACGGCGACGAAATCCTCTCGGACGTGTTGCGCGTGGCGCGGTCCCGCTACGACGGCCGGCGGCTGGCGAAGCTGTATCGAATTGCCGGCGAGGTGGATTTCGACCTGACGGAGTCGACGAGCGACCGGGTGCAGTTAGGGCATCTGCTCGCGGAAATCGGACGGCCGACCGGGGAGTAG
- a CDS encoding DNA polymerase sliding clamp produces MFKAIVSADTLGDALDSVSVLVDECKIRLEEEGLTIRAVDPANVGMVDLTLDAAAFESYETDGGVIGVNLSRLEEFVGMADAGQLVQLELDEETRKLHIQIEGLEGTLALIDPDSIRQEPDLPDLDLPANVVVEGADIARAVKAADMVSDHIALGVDADEELFYVDAEGDTDDVHLELTREDLIDLTAGDARSLFSLDYLQDMNKAIPSDAEVTMELGEEFPVKLHFDIAEGNGQVTYMLAPRIQSD; encoded by the coding sequence ATGTTCAAGGCTATTGTGAGCGCTGACACGCTCGGAGACGCGTTAGACTCCGTGAGCGTGCTGGTCGACGAGTGTAAGATTCGACTCGAAGAGGAGGGGCTCACGATTCGCGCCGTCGACCCGGCGAACGTCGGCATGGTCGATCTCACGCTCGATGCTGCCGCCTTCGAATCCTACGAGACCGACGGGGGCGTCATCGGCGTCAATCTCTCGCGGCTGGAGGAGTTCGTCGGCATGGCCGACGCCGGCCAGTTGGTCCAACTCGAACTCGACGAGGAGACCCGCAAACTCCACATCCAAATTGAGGGATTGGAGGGGACGCTCGCGCTCATCGACCCCGACTCCATCCGCCAGGAGCCGGACCTCCCGGACCTCGACCTGCCGGCGAACGTCGTCGTCGAGGGAGCCGACATCGCCCGCGCCGTCAAGGCCGCCGACATGGTCTCCGACCACATCGCGCTCGGCGTCGACGCCGACGAGGAACTGTTCTACGTCGACGCGGAGGGCGACACCGACGACGTGCACCTCGAACTCACCCGCGAGGACCTCATCGACCTGACCGCGGGCGACGCCCGCTCGCTCTTCTCGCTCGATTATCTACAGGATATGAACAAGGCGATTCCCTCCGACGCCGAGGTGACGATGGAACTGGGCGAGGAGTTCCCCGTCAAGCTCCACTTCGATATCGCCGAAGGAAACGGTCAAGTTACGTACATGTTAGCTCCGCGTATCCAGAGCGACTAA
- a CDS encoding DUF7474 family protein: protein MPRFEYPCPGCRTRTNLHDADCDFDGVRWTDIEAAYVDILARLSAEPHTQADLRADIEEWGGLHAAGLSRLRADQRVDGDDDEPLELLTAEEYKERVTHPTMEPLKTIYEKGSVHGAHDNAVFALVAFYEMVGLSWQETREQMLTWLEESGTWARGGFEESSPEELVDSKRHVYERGYGWKQAGREAKAVIDRRLE from the coding sequence ATGCCGCGCTTCGAGTACCCGTGTCCGGGCTGTCGCACCCGTACGAACCTTCACGACGCCGACTGTGACTTCGACGGCGTCCGCTGGACCGACATCGAAGCCGCCTACGTCGATATTCTCGCGCGTCTCTCCGCCGAGCCGCACACGCAGGCCGACCTCCGGGCCGACATCGAGGAGTGGGGCGGGCTTCACGCCGCCGGGCTCTCGCGACTCCGCGCCGACCAGCGCGTCGACGGCGACGACGACGAGCCGCTGGAACTGCTCACCGCCGAGGAGTACAAGGAACGCGTCACCCACCCGACGATGGAGCCGCTGAAAACCATCTACGAGAAGGGCTCCGTCCACGGGGCCCACGACAACGCCGTCTTCGCGCTCGTCGCCTTCTACGAGATGGTCGGGCTCTCGTGGCAGGAGACCCGCGAGCAGATGCTCACGTGGTTAGAGGAGTCGGGCACGTGGGCGCGGGGCGGCTTCGAGGAGTCGAGTCCCGAGGAGCTGGTCGACTCGAAACGCCACGTCTACGAGCGGGGCTACGGATGGAAACAGGCCGGCAGAGAGGCGAAAGCAGTTATCGACCGTCGGCTGGAGTAA
- a CDS encoding queuosine precursor transporter — protein sequence MSERPIPVGATVLSALFVTALVTSQLTAAKVLAFGIPFSLPIVDSSLVLPGAALAYAVTFFASDCYTELYGKRSARRLVNVAFAMNFVMLALVYSTIAAPAAQSSIDPEMFATVLGASTNIVLGSLVAYLVSQNWDVYVFHAIRERTGREKLWLRNVASTASSQAIDTVLFVGIAFYLLPQYAGIGPQLPESVVLGLAVGQYLLKLLIAVADTPFVYLVTRLVREREAGN from the coding sequence ATGAGTGAGCGGCCGATTCCGGTCGGCGCGACGGTACTGTCGGCGCTGTTCGTCACCGCGCTCGTCACCTCACAGCTGACGGCGGCGAAGGTGCTCGCGTTCGGGATTCCGTTCTCGCTCCCCATCGTCGACTCCTCGCTCGTCCTGCCGGGTGCGGCGCTCGCGTACGCGGTGACGTTCTTCGCCTCCGACTGTTACACCGAACTGTACGGCAAGCGGTCCGCCCGCCGGCTCGTCAACGTCGCGTTCGCGATGAACTTCGTCATGCTCGCGCTCGTCTACTCGACCATCGCCGCCCCCGCAGCCCAGTCGAGCATCGACCCCGAGATGTTCGCGACCGTGCTCGGCGCGTCCACGAACATCGTGCTCGGTTCGCTGGTCGCGTATCTCGTCTCGCAAAACTGGGACGTGTACGTCTTCCACGCGATTCGTGAACGCACCGGGAGGGAGAAACTCTGGCTCCGCAACGTCGCCTCGACGGCCAGCTCGCAGGCCATCGACACCGTCCTGTTCGTCGGTATCGCCTTCTACCTGCTCCCGCAGTACGCCGGCATCGGTCCCCAGCTTCCGGAGTCGGTCGTGCTCGGGCTCGCCGTCGGCCAGTATCTGCTCAAACTGCTCATCGCGGTCGCGGACACGCCGTTCGTCTATCTCGTCACCCGACTCGTCCGCGAGCGCGAGGCGGGCAACTGA
- a CDS encoding ribbon-helix-helix domain-containing protein, with amino-acid sequence MPKISVEIPGELLADLDDHVGSEGKYVNRSDAIRASIRKNLDILDDIDARHGRLDDDE; translated from the coding sequence ATGCCTAAGATCAGCGTCGAGATTCCGGGGGAACTGCTCGCAGACCTCGACGACCACGTCGGCTCCGAGGGGAAGTACGTGAATCGGTCGGACGCCATCCGCGCCTCGATTCGCAAGAACCTCGACATCCTCGACGATATCGACGCCCGCCACGGCCGACTCGACGACGATGAGTGA
- a CDS encoding 23S rRNA (uridine(2552)-2'-O)-methyltransferase, whose product MSGKDEYYNRAKQEGYRARSAYKLKQLDETAGLFGPGNTVVDLGAAPGGWSQVARERVGEQGTVIAVDLQRIKDIDGVETLRGDMTDDDTRERIIERIGEADVVVSDMAPNMTGEYHLDAARSAHLARMAFETALELLGAGGDLAVKIFEGQDVAPLREDMEAEFEYVRAVHPDASRDSSSELYLVAKGRLTAPVREGDELTVEIVDEGSEGDGIAKVDGFTVFVPDATTGEEVDVRIDDVKPRFAFAERR is encoded by the coding sequence ATGAGTGGAAAAGACGAGTACTACAACCGCGCCAAACAGGAGGGGTATCGCGCCCGCTCCGCCTACAAGCTGAAGCAGTTGGACGAGACGGCGGGCCTGTTCGGGCCGGGCAACACGGTCGTCGATTTGGGTGCGGCCCCCGGCGGCTGGTCGCAGGTCGCCCGCGAGCGCGTCGGCGAACAGGGTACCGTCATCGCGGTCGACCTCCAGCGCATCAAGGACATCGACGGCGTTGAGACGCTTCGCGGGGACATGACCGACGACGACACCCGCGAGCGCATCATCGAGCGCATCGGCGAGGCCGACGTGGTCGTCTCCGACATGGCCCCGAACATGACCGGCGAGTACCACCTCGACGCCGCGCGGTCTGCCCACCTCGCGCGGATGGCCTTCGAGACCGCCCTCGAACTGCTCGGTGCCGGCGGCGACCTCGCGGTCAAGATCTTCGAGGGGCAGGACGTGGCTCCCCTGCGCGAGGATATGGAAGCCGAGTTCGAGTACGTGCGCGCCGTCCACCCGGACGCCTCGCGCGACTCCTCCTCGGAGCTGTATCTCGTTGCGAAGGGTCGACTCACCGCCCCGGTGCGTGAGGGCGACGAACTGACGGTCGAGATCGTCGACGAGGGGAGCGAGGGCGACGGCATCGCGAAGGTGGATGGGTTCACCGTCTTCGTTCCCGACGCGACGACCGGCGAGGAAGTCGACGTGCGCATCGACGACGTGAAGCCGCGGTTCGCCTTCGCCGAGCGACGGTAG
- a CDS encoding TIGR01177 family methyltransferase, whose protein sequence is MYLLELGGEDDAFATREAASACSDVQPLAPGLATARGITDRVRGLAYTHAASELVGTAEGGIETAVALLDAASVDRTGTVAVRARDVQGTADMSTQRAERTLGGVLTDRGFPVDLDSPDHELRALFAGETVALAWLDTESVRDFGSRRPTDKPFFQPGSMDPLLARAVANIAGARPGRTVLDPMCGTGGGLVEAGLVGADVLANDAQWKMSHGARDNLAHFLDGDGAQGLPTPGRYDVVRGDATRLPLRDGVADCVVFDAPYGRQSKIANQSLSALVEDALAEAHRVADRGVLVCDREWDDAARDAGWTVESRFVRPVHGSLDRHILVLR, encoded by the coding sequence GTGTATCTCCTCGAACTCGGTGGGGAAGACGACGCCTTCGCAACCCGGGAGGCGGCGAGCGCCTGCTCTGACGTACAGCCGCTCGCTCCCGGGCTGGCGACGGCTCGCGGTATCACCGACCGGGTTCGCGGGCTCGCGTACACCCACGCCGCGAGCGAACTCGTCGGCACGGCCGAGGGAGGAATCGAGACCGCCGTCGCGCTGCTCGATGCCGCGTCCGTCGACCGCACCGGCACGGTCGCCGTCCGCGCCCGGGACGTACAGGGGACCGCTGACATGTCGACCCAGCGGGCCGAACGCACGCTCGGAGGCGTGCTCACCGACCGCGGCTTCCCGGTCGACCTCGATTCGCCCGACCATGAACTTCGGGCGCTCTTCGCGGGCGAGACGGTCGCGCTCGCGTGGCTGGACACCGAGTCCGTCCGCGATTTCGGCAGTCGTCGCCCGACGGACAAGCCGTTCTTCCAGCCCGGGAGCATGGACCCGCTGTTGGCGCGGGCGGTCGCCAATATCGCCGGTGCACGCCCCGGTCGGACGGTGCTCGACCCGATGTGTGGCACCGGCGGCGGGCTCGTCGAGGCGGGACTCGTCGGGGCGGACGTGCTCGCCAACGACGCCCAGTGGAAGATGAGCCACGGCGCACGCGACAACCTCGCGCACTTCCTCGACGGCGACGGCGCTCAGGGGCTTCCGACGCCCGGTCGGTACGACGTGGTTCGGGGCGACGCGACCCGACTCCCACTGCGTGACGGAGTCGCTGATTGCGTGGTGTTCGACGCGCCGTACGGTCGCCAGTCGAAGATCGCGAATCAGTCGCTGTCGGCGCTCGTGGAAGACGCGCTCGCCGAGGCCCACCGCGTTGCAGACCGAGGCGTCCTCGTCTGTGACCGCGAGTGGGACGACGCCGCGAGAGACGCGGGCTGGACCGTCGAGTCCCGATTCGTTCGGCCCGTCCACGGCAGCTTGGACCGCCACATCCTCGTGTTGCGGTAG
- a CDS encoding TATA-box-binding protein: protein MDDPKATISIENVVASTGIAQELDLQSVAMDLEGADYDPEQFPGLVYRTQNPKSAALIFRSGKVVCTGAKSTADVHEALHLVFDELRALDIPIEDDPEITVQNIVTSADLGEDLNLNAIAIGLGLENIEYEPEQFPGLVYRLDDPDVVALLFGSGKLVITGGKKPEDAEAAVDTIVEQLDELGLLA from the coding sequence ATGGACGACCCCAAAGCGACCATCAGTATCGAGAATGTGGTGGCATCGACCGGTATCGCCCAGGAGCTCGATCTACAGAGCGTCGCGATGGATCTCGAGGGGGCGGACTACGACCCAGAGCAGTTTCCGGGGCTCGTCTACCGAACGCAGAATCCGAAGTCTGCCGCGCTCATCTTCCGCTCCGGAAAGGTCGTCTGCACCGGCGCGAAATCCACCGCCGACGTGCACGAGGCGCTCCATCTCGTCTTCGACGAACTCCGCGCGCTCGACATCCCAATCGAGGACGACCCCGAGATTACGGTCCAGAACATCGTCACTTCCGCCGACCTCGGCGAGGACCTGAACCTGAACGCCATCGCCATCGGTCTCGGCTTGGAAAACATCGAGTACGAGCCCGAGCAGTTCCCGGGGCTCGTCTACCGGCTGGACGACCCGGACGTGGTCGCGCTGCTGTTCGGCTCCGGCAAGCTCGTCATCACGGGGGGGAAGAAGCCGGAGGACGCCGAAGCAGCCGTCGACACCATCGTCGAACAGCTCGACGAGCTCGGGCTACTCGCGTAA
- a CDS encoding DUF7473 family protein has translation MVVPLQSIVGGGLLALVVTFLLTAAFYAFTLHLAATFFIGDVPSQRAAYAAPVPALVSILLGEYGQSGVFGIGPDLLVGVALVVALLADLAAVSVAYRLKLRSAVPVVVLHFAFAAVLGIALGNLLGVGLLF, from the coding sequence ATGGTTGTTCCCCTGCAAAGCATCGTCGGCGGCGGACTGCTCGCGCTCGTCGTGACGTTTCTCCTGACGGCAGCGTTTTACGCCTTCACGCTCCATCTCGCGGCCACCTTCTTCATCGGTGACGTACCGTCACAGCGGGCCGCCTACGCCGCCCCGGTGCCGGCGCTCGTCTCGATTCTGCTCGGCGAGTACGGCCAGTCGGGGGTGTTCGGTATCGGGCCGGACCTGCTCGTCGGCGTCGCGCTCGTCGTCGCGCTGCTCGCTGACCTCGCTGCGGTCAGCGTCGCCTACCGGCTGAAGCTCCGGTCTGCGGTGCCGGTCGTCGTGTTGCATTTCGCGTTCGCGGCCGTCCTCGGGATTGCGCTCGGGAATCTGCTCGGCGTCGGCCTGCTGTTTTAG
- the tatC gene encoding twin-arginine translocase subunit TatC, producing MPEESDDDTTPPEPAVRRLDDETGDDADSSADAADGPQSGDAPDDTESADAEEPLDPTDDPDTPTIDPVETPLADDGDDRSLVDTDEDGSLVRNDDAGDAGDAGGADDSDDANDADDESDTSPSTMADDPFDGFEVDTTPAIERDSLERDAEDDGGDTDDGDDIGDRGDETFDDGSPGVSGSVGDSAEVAQPGPVSEPEELGGAPDDQEMPLADHIEEMVKRLGVVIVAMAAVSGVVFPFATYLINFLWFNYLPGSEEICRQVAQVGATNVDPQTACARVYHPLAVVLARLKVATLAGFVVALPLFVYETYLFMRPGLYPTERRYYLASVPTSLVLAAAGMLFAHHLVIPILFDYFVGYSQGATTLAFGLTDTFDLIVLMLGAFAIVFQIPLFIMLALMMGLVTRTWLQRRRLIFWGLFAALAFLFTGDPTGLGPIFVAVTMIVLFEGTLLLAQWTGHE from the coding sequence ATGCCCGAGGAGTCGGACGACGACACTACCCCTCCAGAGCCAGCGGTCCGTCGGCTCGACGACGAGACGGGTGACGACGCCGACTCCAGCGCCGACGCCGCCGACGGCCCACAGTCCGGCGACGCTCCCGACGATACCGAATCTGCAGACGCCGAGGAGCCGCTCGACCCGACGGACGACCCCGACACGCCGACAATCGACCCGGTGGAGACCCCGCTGGCCGACGACGGCGACGACAGGTCGCTCGTCGACACCGACGAGGACGGCTCGCTCGTCCGAAACGACGACGCTGGTGACGCGGGCGACGCTGGCGGTGCTGACGACTCAGACGACGCAAACGACGCTGACGACGAGTCCGACACGTCCCCGTCCACGATGGCGGACGACCCGTTCGACGGCTTCGAGGTCGACACCACCCCGGCAATCGAGCGCGACTCGCTCGAACGGGACGCCGAGGACGACGGGGGGGATACCGACGACGGGGACGATATCGGCGACCGGGGCGACGAGACCTTCGACGACGGGTCGCCCGGCGTGAGCGGCTCCGTCGGCGACTCCGCCGAGGTCGCACAGCCCGGTCCGGTGAGCGAACCCGAAGAGCTCGGGGGCGCGCCCGACGACCAGGAGATGCCGCTCGCCGACCACATCGAGGAGATGGTAAAACGGCTCGGCGTGGTCATCGTCGCCATGGCGGCTGTCTCCGGCGTCGTCTTCCCCTTTGCGACGTATCTCATCAACTTCCTGTGGTTCAACTATCTGCCCGGCTCCGAGGAAATCTGCCGGCAGGTCGCCCAGGTCGGTGCGACGAACGTCGACCCGCAGACCGCCTGTGCTCGGGTGTACCACCCGCTCGCGGTCGTCTTGGCGAGACTGAAGGTCGCAACACTCGCCGGCTTCGTCGTCGCGCTCCCGCTGTTCGTCTACGAGACGTATCTGTTCATGCGGCCGGGGCTGTACCCCACAGAGCGGCGCTACTACCTGGCGAGCGTGCCGACGAGTCTGGTGCTCGCGGCCGCCGGCATGCTGTTTGCCCACCACCTCGTCATCCCCATCCTGTTCGACTACTTCGTCGGCTACTCACAGGGCGCGACGACCCTCGCGTTCGGGCTGACGGACACCTTCGACCTCATCGTCCTGATGCTCGGCGCGTTCGCCATCGTGTTCCAGATTCCGCTGTTCATCATGCTGGCGCTGATGATGGGGCTCGTCACGCGGACGTGGCTCCAGCGTCGCCGGCTCATCTTCTGGGGGCTGTTCGCGGCGCTGGCGTTCCTCTTCACCGGTGACCCGACCGGTCTCGGCCCGATCTTCGTCGCCGTGACGATGATCGTCCTCTTCGAGGGGACGCTCCTGCTCGCACAGTGGACCGGCCACGAGTGA